In the Campylobacter showae genome, one interval contains:
- a CDS encoding cytochrome-c peroxidase, whose protein sequence is MPRAFLQIFSCVLCFFCVQAFAASHVLSPVVQPKFDEQKARLGKELFFDASISPSGTLSCERCHNLYWDLSGTSKKNVKISADEQISPPTALNSALNFIFFKNGEVKDLAGQVRQSLTSKNELASEPKFLIQKINQNSVYKKKFEELYKNGVSFDNIVDTLVNFEKALVTPNAKFDKFISGDESVFDDEEKRGFELFKKIGCINCHSGANMGANLYYELRFHADGNKTGRYKVPSLRNIEKTAPYFYSGEVMDLKDTIKAVGKMLLNYDLSDEQTDALYKFLLTLSGEKPEILK, encoded by the coding sequence TTGCCGCGAGCGTTTTTGCAGATATTTTCGTGCGTTTTATGCTTTTTTTGCGTTCAAGCTTTCGCCGCTTCGCACGTTTTATCTCCGGTCGTCCAGCCGAAATTTGACGAACAAAAAGCCAGACTAGGCAAGGAGCTGTTTTTCGACGCATCGATAAGTCCGAGCGGCACGCTATCTTGCGAGAGATGTCACAACCTTTACTGGGACTTAAGCGGTACAAGCAAAAAAAACGTAAAAATCTCCGCCGACGAGCAGATCAGCCCGCCTACCGCGCTAAATTCGGCGCTAAATTTTATATTTTTTAAAAACGGCGAGGTTAAGGATCTAGCGGGGCAGGTCAGACAGAGTCTAACGAGTAAAAATGAGCTTGCCAGCGAGCCGAAATTTTTAATCCAGAAGATAAATCAAAACTCCGTTTACAAGAAAAAATTTGAAGAGCTTTACAAAAACGGGGTGAGTTTTGACAACATCGTCGACACGCTGGTAAATTTTGAAAAAGCCCTCGTCACACCAAACGCCAAATTCGACAAATTTATCAGCGGCGACGAGAGCGTTTTTGACGATGAGGAGAAGCGTGGATTTGAGCTATTTAAAAAAATCGGTTGCATAAACTGTCATAGCGGCGCAAATATGGGCGCAAACCTCTACTACGAGCTAAGATTTCACGCAGACGGCAACAAAACCGGCCGCTACAAAGTGCCTAGCCTGCGCAACATCGAAAAAACAGCGCCGTACTTTTATAGCGGCGAGGTCATGGACCTAAAAGACACGATTAAAGCCGTCGGTAAAATGCTTTTAAACTACGATCTAAGCGACGAGCAGACGGATGCGCTTTATAAATTTTTGCTGACTTTAAGCGGCGAAAAACCGGAAATTTTAAAATGA
- a CDS encoding class I SAM-dependent methyltransferase, protein MKEMWDKKAASYTRFTGEPSVFQRGLYAKIAEFGVKFDGKSVVDIGCGTGVHTLHLAQICREITGTDISGEMLKVMLEDAAKFNISNLTAVQSDFKNFNPNRVYDVAFSTMSPAIADEEDFSKFINLGEKRVYLWWNKPRNSSVLELFYEGSERRCFKEKANFFEEYLRRENIAFNSCVLEESREQKRTLEEMTQNALWHLEIANFAHEENAVKSRLESIAQSGFVTEKIVSSMKLLVF, encoded by the coding sequence ATGAAAGAGATGTGGGACAAAAAGGCGGCGAGCTATACGAGATTTACGGGCGAGCCTAGCGTTTTTCAGAGAGGGCTTTACGCTAAGATCGCCGAGTTTGGCGTCAAATTTGACGGTAAAAGCGTCGTAGATATCGGCTGCGGCACGGGCGTGCATACGCTGCATTTAGCGCAAATTTGCCGCGAGATAACCGGCACGGATATCTCAGGCGAGATGCTAAAAGTTATGCTAGAAGACGCTGCGAAATTTAATATTTCAAATTTAACCGCCGTTCAAAGCGATTTTAAAAACTTTAATCCAAACCGCGTTTACGACGTGGCTTTTAGCACGATGAGTCCCGCGATCGCAGACGAGGAGGATTTTAGTAAATTTATAAATTTGGGCGAAAAAAGGGTCTATCTTTGGTGGAACAAACCGCGAAATTCAAGCGTTTTGGAGCTTTTTTACGAAGGATCCGAGAGGCGATGCTTTAAAGAAAAGGCAAATTTTTTCGAAGAGTACTTGCGCCGCGAAAATATCGCTTTTAACTCCTGCGTGCTCGAGGAGTCTCGCGAGCAAAAACGCACGCTTGAAGAGATGACGCAAAACGCGCTTTGGCATTTAGAGATAGCAAATTTCGCACACGAGGAAAACGCGGTCAAATCGCGGCTAGAAAGCATCGCGCAGAGCGGCTTCGTGACGGAAAAAATCGTCTCTTCAATGAAGCTTTTAGTTTTTTAA
- a CDS encoding acyl-CoA thioesterase, with amino-acid sequence MKIFYYEFTVGEDAIDVNHHANNAHYVIWMQEAANAHSNAVGDLIETNLAQNRTWMVRRHEIDYLGQLFLGDKVRVKTWTQPEKRSCSKRFYEFSKDGVPVASAVTTYVFFDLARGRPIAIPPEIAKLYED; translated from the coding sequence ATGAAAATTTTTTACTACGAATTTACCGTGGGCGAGGACGCCATAGACGTGAATCATCACGCAAACAACGCTCACTACGTCATCTGGATGCAAGAAGCAGCCAATGCACACTCAAACGCCGTGGGTGACCTCATCGAGACAAATCTCGCGCAAAACCGCACATGGATGGTGCGCAGGCACGAGATAGACTATCTGGGGCAGCTATTTTTGGGCGATAAGGTGCGCGTGAAAACCTGGACGCAGCCCGAAAAAAGAAGCTGCTCAAAGCGTTTTTACGAGTTTAGCAAAGACGGCGTACCGGTCGCTAGCGCGGTGACGACTTATGTGTTTTTCGACCTCGCGCGCGGTCGTCCGATCGCGATACCGCCGGAGATCGCAAAGCTTTACGAGGATTAA
- a CDS encoding Fur family transcriptional regulator, with amino-acid sequence MGENLEEKAGFEELLTKNDIKITPLRLEILHILRAAAAPLSYDEILAQIEANKTTFYRCMDLFEAKGIVLKSENNRKNFYELESGAKAYFVCDVCHKMTNIDMPRLKQNHVKSVVVKGVCDDCF; translated from the coding sequence ATGGGCGAAAATTTGGAAGAAAAAGCCGGTTTTGAGGAGCTTTTAACGAAAAATGATATCAAAATCACTCCGCTTAGACTGGAGATTTTACACATCTTACGCGCCGCCGCCGCACCGCTTAGCTATGATGAAATTTTAGCCCAAATAGAAGCAAACAAAACCACATTTTACCGCTGTATGGACCTTTTTGAGGCTAAGGGAATCGTGCTAAAAAGCGAAAATAACCGCAAAAATTTCTACGAACTTGAAAGCGGAGCAAAGGCGTATTTCGTCTGCGACGTCTGCCACAAGATGACTAATATTGACATGCCGCGCCTAAAACAAAATCATGTAAAAAGCGTCGTGGTTAAGGGCGTTTGCGACGACTGCTTTTAA
- a CDS encoding metal ABC transporter solute-binding protein, Zn/Mn family yields MRKIFAFLCLGLVALYAKGQVSVSILPQQYFVKQIAGDAVEVNVMAGKGADPHTYEPKPKQMTALEKSDLYFAIGIEFEEAWLPKFQKSYPNLKIVKTDAGVEKIKFEGHHEHGEHDHHHDAKHEHADHDASHEHKHEHAGHDHHDHEHHHGEFDPHIWLDPVLVKIQAKNIAAALIEEYPENKALFEANLAKFEAKLDELDGFIKSTLANVKNREFIVYHPSWGYFAKRYDLEQIAIEVEGKEPKPAQLKELIEEAKEHGVKVIFVAPQFSKKAAQTVAKESGASVVEIDQLPLDWDAELRKTAQIFAKSL; encoded by the coding sequence ATGAGAAAAATTTTCGCGTTTTTATGTTTGGGCTTAGTCGCGCTCTACGCCAAAGGGCAAGTTAGCGTCAGTATTTTACCGCAGCAGTATTTCGTCAAGCAAATCGCGGGCGACGCGGTCGAGGTAAACGTGATGGCGGGCAAAGGAGCCGATCCGCACACGTACGAACCAAAACCAAAACAAATGACCGCGCTTGAAAAAAGCGATCTTTATTTTGCTATCGGGATAGAGTTTGAGGAGGCTTGGCTACCGAAATTTCAAAAATCATATCCAAATCTCAAAATCGTAAAAACCGACGCGGGCGTGGAAAAGATCAAATTTGAAGGCCATCACGAACACGGCGAACACGATCATCACCATGACGCCAAACACGAGCACGCAGACCACGATGCCAGCCACGAGCATAAGCACGAACACGCCGGTCACGATCACCACGATCACGAGCATCACCACGGCGAATTTGACCCGCATATCTGGCTAGATCCCGTTTTGGTAAAAATCCAAGCTAAAAATATCGCCGCCGCGCTAATCGAAGAATATCCCGAGAACAAGGCGCTTTTTGAGGCGAATTTGGCCAAATTTGAAGCCAAGCTTGACGAGCTTGACGGCTTTATCAAAAGCACTCTAGCAAACGTCAAAAACCGCGAATTTATCGTATATCACCCATCTTGGGGCTACTTTGCTAAGCGCTACGATCTAGAGCAAATCGCGATCGAAGTAGAGGGCAAGGAGCCAAAACCCGCCCAACTAAAAGAGCTCATCGAGGAAGCCAAAGAGCACGGCGTGAAGGTCATTTTCGTCGCTCCGCAGTTTTCTAAAAAAGCCGCGCAAACCGTCGCCAAAGAAAGCGGCGCTAGCGTCGTAGAGATCGATCAACTGCCGCTTGATTGGGACGCCGAGCTACGCAAAACGGCGCAAATTTTCGCAAAGAGCCTATAA
- a CDS encoding DUF1007 family protein produces MKFGRILAVLALLASFFSFAHACALCALYTPTAHADIKFNLQGETIKTATVTWTFSENFTALTLQSYDENADKALSKNEAWKVQKSLLDYIVPRGYLTSVGYYDGAGETVNLHTKTLSQRVYLEGGRLNFEYILELNLAVKDGRVVTVEVFDHEGFFNFKINSPDPYTLTDKIYLVPNVNLHAAFFEMTSKAPKIEPAKPKLSSLVKSQNKQNLEQIDAEDKAKFDSVSSMSLQFLERLKELIKINSAELNALNFALLAAVSFFYGFLHAAGPGHAKMLTASYFVANGGSYSRALVFAMKVGFAHVAGAFLLVLFSYVFLNAFLTNKVSDMAGVMTKISAVTIVCVSLYMIYAKIKKTALKTKFNFAAAPVSGEKGANRASKVFGSNLAFASNLNANSVKFSSAAHESECGCAACRASNEAPKTASEWLVVLAGSLVPCPGTLLVFVLAFSLNSYAAGLASGLFMGLGMGAVIFLAAVCGFKLKGAVRFRALRTCCEFAALFVMLGLGVFMFYISGKVSVL; encoded by the coding sequence ATGAAATTTGGACGCATACTCGCCGTTTTAGCGCTTCTTGCGTCCTTTTTTAGCTTTGCGCATGCCTGTGCGCTCTGCGCGCTTTACACTCCGACCGCGCATGCCGACATTAAATTTAACCTGCAAGGCGAAACGATCAAAACGGCCACCGTGACCTGGACGTTTTCTGAAAATTTCACCGCCCTCACCCTACAAAGCTACGACGAAAACGCCGACAAAGCACTTAGCAAAAACGAAGCGTGGAAGGTGCAAAAATCCCTACTCGACTACATCGTGCCGCGCGGCTATCTAACTAGCGTAGGCTACTACGACGGCGCGGGCGAGACCGTAAATTTGCATACCAAAACGCTCTCGCAGCGGGTCTATCTGGAGGGCGGCAGGCTAAATTTCGAGTATATTTTAGAGCTAAATTTAGCGGTCAAAGACGGCCGCGTCGTCACGGTCGAGGTTTTTGACCACGAGGGATTTTTTAACTTTAAAATAAACTCGCCAGACCCCTACACTCTCACCGATAAAATTTATCTCGTGCCAAACGTAAATTTGCATGCGGCGTTTTTTGAAATGACCTCAAAAGCGCCTAAAATAGAACCCGCAAAGCCCAAGCTAAGCTCGCTCGTTAAGTCGCAAAATAAGCAAAATTTAGAGCAAATCGACGCTGAGGATAAAGCCAAATTTGACTCGGTTTCTAGCATGAGCCTACAGTTTTTGGAGCGCCTAAAAGAGCTCATCAAGATAAATAGCGCCGAACTAAACGCGCTAAATTTCGCCTTGCTGGCCGCTGTTAGCTTCTTTTACGGCTTTTTGCACGCAGCAGGTCCCGGGCATGCTAAGATGCTAACGGCTAGCTACTTCGTCGCAAACGGCGGCAGCTATTCGCGCGCGCTGGTTTTTGCGATGAAGGTCGGGTTCGCGCACGTGGCGGGAGCGTTTTTGCTCGTGCTTTTTAGCTATGTTTTTTTAAATGCGTTTTTGACGAACAAGGTTAGCGACATGGCGGGCGTGATGACGAAAATCTCGGCTGTAACGATCGTTTGCGTGAGCCTTTATATGATCTACGCTAAGATTAAAAAAACGGCTCTAAAGACAAAATTTAACTTTGCCGCCGCGCCTGTCTCGGGCGAAAAGGGTGCAAACCGGGCGAGTAAAGTTTTTGGCTCAAATTTAGCTTTTGCTTCAAATTTGAACGCAAATTCCGTTAAATTTAGTTCCGCCGCTCACGAGAGCGAGTGCGGCTGCGCGGCCTGTAGGGCCTCTAACGAGGCGCCAAAAACAGCTAGCGAGTGGCTCGTGGTGCTAGCAGGATCGCTCGTACCGTGTCCTGGTACGCTGCTGGTTTTCGTGCTGGCATTTAGCCTAAACAGCTACGCGGCCGGGCTTGCTAGCGGCCTGTTTATGGGGCTTGGCATGGGCGCGGTGATATTTCTGGCGGCTGTTTGCGGCTTTAAGCTAAAGGGTGCGGTGAGATTTCGCGCACTGCGGACTTGCTGCGAGTTTGCCGCGCTTTTTGTGATGCTCGGGCTTGGCGTTTTTATGTTTTATATTTCGGGTAAGGTGAGCGTTTTATGA
- a CDS encoding metal ABC transporter ATP-binding protein — translation MSDILVRNLSFGYDENLVFEGINLEYDCKDFLAIIGPNGGGKSTLLKLMLGLNKPSGGTIEVFGQEPASVSKAVGYVPQNIPINQSFPMHVLEVVLMGRIDKKLFGFYGKDDKIEAEAALERVGMGEFTRRKIGELSGGQRQRVYIARALCAKAKILMLDEPTASIDTKGQADVYKLLKQINAEGTGVVLISHDVNLTLNFATKVAYVNHDLFMHEISHGSKQDFIEHLARDHRHFCDVEVALKECGCGKH, via the coding sequence ATGAGCGACATTTTGGTGCGAAATTTGAGCTTCGGTTACGATGAAAACCTCGTGTTTGAGGGCATAAATTTAGAATACGACTGCAAGGATTTTCTAGCCATCATAGGCCCAAACGGCGGCGGTAAAAGCACGCTTTTAAAGCTGATGTTAGGGCTAAACAAGCCAAGCGGCGGGACGATCGAGGTGTTCGGTCAGGAGCCTGCTAGCGTGAGCAAGGCCGTGGGCTATGTCCCGCAAAACATCCCGATAAATCAAAGCTTCCCGATGCACGTGCTCGAGGTCGTTTTGATGGGGCGGATAGATAAAAAGCTGTTTGGATTCTACGGCAAGGACGACAAGATAGAGGCCGAGGCGGCGCTGGAGCGCGTCGGGATGGGCGAATTTACGAGGCGAAAGATCGGCGAGCTAAGCGGCGGACAACGCCAACGCGTCTATATCGCACGCGCGCTTTGCGCGAAGGCTAAAATTTTGATGCTAGACGAACCCACCGCCAGTATCGATACGAAAGGCCAAGCGGACGTTTATAAGCTGCTAAAACAGATCAACGCTGAAGGAACGGGCGTCGTGCTCATCAGCCACGACGTAAATTTGACGCTAAATTTCGCCACCAAGGTCGCCTACGTCAATCACGATCTTTTCATGCACGAGATCTCGCACGGCTCAAAGCAGGATTTTATCGAGCATTTGGCGAGAGATCATAGGCATTTTTGCGATGTGGAGGTGGCGTTGAAAGAATGCGGCTGCGGAAAACATTAA
- a CDS encoding metal ABC transporter permease: MRVSASNAKNAEKSKKRKQMLEALSLNFMQNALLAGILVSIACGVIGTLTVINRMVFIAGGIAHGAYGGLGIAFYFSLEPLLGASLFSLFLALLIATITLKDKSKMDSVIGALWAFGMAFGIILTDLAPGYNVDLISYLFGSILAVPQGDLVFMAVANCVILVSVALFYRQFEALSFDAEFARLRGVKTTLLYYALTCMMALSVVMTIRAVGLILVIALLTIPPYIAGAISSRLGTMMLNAALISAAFCVSGLWLSFEANLTSGASIILIASVCFFVFTAVKMR, from the coding sequence GTGCGGGTCTCGGCGAGCAACGCCAAAAACGCCGAAAAAAGTAAAAAAAGGAAACAAATGCTAGAAGCTCTTAGCTTAAATTTCATGCAAAACGCCCTGCTAGCGGGCATCCTCGTTAGCATCGCTTGCGGCGTGATCGGCACGCTCACGGTCATAAACCGTATGGTTTTCATCGCGGGCGGCATCGCTCATGGCGCATACGGAGGGCTTGGCATCGCGTTTTATTTTTCGCTCGAACCGCTGCTGGGCGCGAGTCTGTTTTCGCTGTTTTTGGCGCTGCTCATCGCTACGATCACGCTCAAAGACAAAAGCAAGATGGACTCCGTTATCGGCGCGCTGTGGGCGTTTGGCATGGCGTTTGGTATCATCCTCACCGACCTGGCGCCAGGCTACAACGTCGATCTCATAAGCTATCTTTTCGGCTCGATTTTGGCCGTGCCGCAGGGCGATCTTGTTTTCATGGCAGTCGCAAACTGCGTCATACTCGTGTCCGTCGCGCTATTTTACCGGCAGTTTGAGGCGCTTAGCTTTGACGCGGAGTTTGCGAGGCTGCGCGGGGTGAAGACGACGCTGCTGTACTACGCGCTAACGTGCATGATGGCGCTAAGCGTCGTGATGACGATACGCGCGGTCGGGCTCATACTGGTTATCGCGCTACTCACGATCCCGCCCTACATCGCGGGCGCGATATCAAGCCGCCTGGGTACGATGATGCTAAACGCCGCGCTCATCTCGGCCGCGTTTTGCGTGAGCGGGCTGTGGCTGAGCTTTGAGGCGAATTTAACCAGCGGCGCGAGCATCATCCTCATCGCTTCGGTTTGTTTTTTTGTATTTACCGCAGTAAAAATGCGGTAA
- a CDS encoding DMT family transporter yields MRKSTEFKADFALFVIAVVWGVTFLPMAQTLKTNGVFTLLFWRFLIAAALMALISLKFTRKIDPNSLRFGAFLGALLFAAFTLQTFALKYAPSSTVAFITGLNAVFTPFIALAFFGQKVVVYAFIGAFLSAAGLYLLTGSELGFGVGEGLSVVCALGFALHIIFTGVLVRRCELYWMVSAQFAAVAVLCFVAAQIFEPRGVVPVLDEAFFVAVAVTSVFATVLAFFVQTAAQRYTTPVKTSLIFTFEPVSAGIVGYFVGGEILSGVQIAGAGLILFGIVVSEVGSYYKNKRSREAGS; encoded by the coding sequence ATGAGAAAATCAACCGAATTTAAGGCCGACTTCGCGCTGTTCGTGATCGCGGTGGTCTGGGGCGTGACGTTTTTGCCGATGGCGCAGACGCTAAAGACAAACGGCGTTTTTACGCTTTTGTTTTGGCGATTTTTGATCGCGGCTGCGTTGATGGCGCTCATAAGCCTCAAATTTACGCGTAAGATCGATCCAAATTCGCTAAGATTCGGCGCATTTTTAGGCGCGCTTTTGTTCGCGGCATTTACGCTTCAGACCTTTGCCCTAAAATACGCCCCAAGCTCTACCGTCGCCTTTATCACGGGACTAAACGCGGTTTTTACGCCCTTTATCGCGCTTGCGTTTTTCGGGCAAAAGGTCGTCGTTTACGCCTTTATCGGCGCGTTTTTGTCGGCGGCGGGGCTTTATTTGCTAACGGGCAGCGAGCTGGGTTTTGGCGTCGGCGAGGGGCTTAGCGTCGTTTGCGCGCTAGGCTTTGCGCTGCATATCATTTTCACGGGCGTTTTGGTGCGAAGGTGCGAGCTGTACTGGATGGTGAGCGCGCAGTTTGCGGCCGTCGCGGTGCTTTGTTTTGTTGCGGCCCAGATTTTTGAGCCTCGCGGCGTCGTGCCCGTTTTAGACGAGGCGTTTTTCGTCGCGGTCGCTGTGACGTCGGTGTTTGCGACGGTTTTGGCGTTTTTCGTACAAACCGCGGCGCAGCGCTACACGACGCCCGTTAAAACCTCGCTTATATTTACCTTTGAGCCCGTGAGCGCGGGGATAGTGGGGTATTTCGTCGGCGGCGAGATACTAAGCGGCGTGCAGATAGCAGGAGCCGGACTCATACTCTTTGGCATCGTCGTTAGCGAAGTCGGCAGCTACTATAAAAACAAAAGATCGCGGGAAGCCGGCTCGTAA
- a CDS encoding DMT family transporter, with protein MKNSLEFRADVGMIFVAIVFGLGYLPTSLALATNGVFGVLFWRFLLAAIIAGAIFYKKLKYISASDIKPGVILGLFLFAGFVSQTFAFKYADTSSVAFIIGLNVALVPFIAAGLFRHKIYSYAYVGVAFAVAGLYMIGDTKVGFGLGEILALVCACAYSFHIVLTNRLVQKCDLVNMVYFEILTLIALCFVAILVFEDAKIAPVVDKAFIIAMLVVGVLGTAFAFFAQALMQKFTTPVKTAIFFTLEPVTAGAMGYFIGAEDISAYRLCGAALILVGVLISEIGSYLRAKKENLA; from the coding sequence GTGAAAAATAGTTTGGAATTTCGCGCCGACGTAGGCATGATATTTGTTGCGATAGTCTTTGGTCTAGGCTATCTGCCTACCTCGCTCGCGCTTGCGACTAACGGAGTTTTCGGCGTTTTGTTTTGGAGATTTTTGCTAGCGGCGATCATAGCCGGAGCGATATTTTATAAAAAGCTAAAATACATAAGCGCGTCCGATATAAAACCCGGCGTGATTTTGGGTCTGTTTTTGTTCGCGGGATTTGTTAGTCAGACTTTCGCGTTTAAGTACGCCGACACCTCGTCCGTAGCCTTTATCATCGGGCTAAACGTGGCTTTGGTGCCTTTTATCGCGGCGGGACTTTTTAGGCATAAAATTTACTCTTACGCCTACGTGGGCGTGGCGTTTGCGGTGGCGGGACTTTATATGATAGGCGATACGAAGGTGGGCTTTGGGCTGGGCGAAATTTTGGCTCTGGTTTGCGCCTGCGCTTATTCGTTTCATATCGTGCTAACGAACCGCCTAGTGCAAAAATGCGACCTCGTAAATATGGTCTATTTTGAAATTTTAACCCTGATCGCGCTTTGTTTTGTAGCTATTTTGGTTTTTGAGGACGCTAAAATCGCGCCCGTCGTGGACAAGGCGTTTATCATAGCGATGCTGGTCGTGGGCGTGCTGGGCACGGCGTTTGCGTTTTTCGCGCAGGCGCTTATGCAAAAATTTACCACGCCGGTTAAAACGGCGATATTTTTCACGCTAGAGCCAGTAACCGCAGGAGCGATGGGGTATTTCATCGGCGCCGAGGACATCAGCGCGTATAGGCTTTGCGGCGCGGCGCTTATCTTGGTCGGAGTTTTGATTAGCGAGATAGGCAGCTACTTGCGTGCTAAAAAGGAAAATTTGGCTTAA
- a CDS encoding DUF4197 domain-containing protein: MKKSLILCAVLLAASAQAGWQDALNKETLNQGAQILGAANSGDYKSAVSAALNAAVKELSNGGFLNNAAAKIPLPKSLETAANLAKKVGGEKWANELVTSINNAASAAVPGAADVFSGVIKNMSDADVKKVLQGGKDSFTKFLQQNSSQKLQAVFKPIITKMMSDNTFATAYNGLNSFVAGSALAKSDTAKQLKGLATSMGAGEYIPQENEDLSDYITRKTLDGLFNVMSEKESSLRGGAVEQGTKILQGIFK, translated from the coding sequence ATGAAAAAAAGTTTGATCTTATGCGCGGTTTTACTCGCCGCTTCGGCGCAAGCTGGCTGGCAGGATGCGCTAAATAAAGAAACGCTAAATCAAGGCGCGCAGATACTTGGCGCGGCAAACTCGGGCGACTACAAAAGCGCGGTTAGTGCAGCTCTAAACGCGGCCGTTAAGGAGCTATCAAACGGGGGATTTCTAAACAACGCCGCGGCTAAAATCCCGCTGCCAAAGAGCCTGGAAACGGCTGCAAATTTGGCTAAAAAAGTAGGCGGCGAAAAGTGGGCGAACGAGCTAGTAACCTCGATAAATAACGCCGCGAGTGCAGCCGTGCCGGGAGCTGCGGACGTATTTTCGGGCGTGATAAAAAACATGAGCGACGCGGACGTGAAAAAGGTGCTACAAGGCGGCAAGGATAGCTTTACGAAGTTTTTACAACAAAACTCGAGCCAGAAGCTGCAAGCCGTGTTTAAGCCGATCATTACCAAAATGATGAGCGATAATACCTTCGCAACCGCCTATAACGGGCTAAATTCGTTCGTCGCGGGTAGCGCGCTGGCAAAATCCGACACCGCAAAACAGCTAAAAGGCCTCGCTACTAGCATGGGTGCGGGCGAATATATCCCTCAAGAAAACGAGGATCTAAGCGACTACATCACGCGTAAGACGCTAGACGGGCTCTTTAACGTGATGAGTGAGAAAGAAAGCTCGCTACGAGGCGGTGCGGTCGAGCAGGGCACGAAGATCCTGCAGGGAATTTTTAAGTAA
- a CDS encoding manganese efflux pump MntP family protein has protein sequence MELLLLSIALAMDAAALSIANGAKYRNLALSKILFIAFVFGFFQAAMPLAGYFLGAAFARFIAQIDHFIAFAILGFLGVKMIREACRNEPAQAVSLDTKMLLSGGFATSIDALAVGVTLSFTATDIWFSAAVIGIVCFALSVAAFYVGKFAGEFLEQKALILGGAILIALGFKILITHLFDHGFLSQI, from the coding sequence ATGGAGCTTTTACTTCTCTCTATCGCGCTTGCCATGGACGCGGCGGCGCTTAGCATCGCAAACGGCGCAAAATACCGCAATCTCGCGCTATCAAAGATTTTATTTATCGCGTTTGTTTTTGGATTTTTTCAGGCTGCGATGCCTCTTGCGGGCTACTTTTTGGGCGCGGCGTTTGCGAGATTTATCGCGCAGATCGATCATTTCATCGCATTTGCGATTTTGGGTTTTTTGGGCGTAAAAATGATCCGCGAAGCCTGTAGAAACGAACCCGCGCAGGCCGTGAGCCTTGATACGAAGATGCTACTTTCGGGCGGATTTGCCACCAGTATCGACGCGCTAGCCGTCGGCGTGACGCTGAGCTTTACGGCTACTGATATCTGGTTTAGCGCCGCCGTGATCGGGATAGTTTGCTTCGCGCTTAGCGTCGCTGCGTTTTACGTCGGTAAATTTGCCGGAGAGTTTTTGGAGCAAAAGGCGTTAATCTTAGGCGGCGCGATCCTCATCGCGCTTGGTTTTAAAATCCTAATCACGCACCTTTTTGATCACGGGTTTTTGAGTCAAATTTAA
- a CDS encoding exodeoxyribonuclease III, producing the protein MKLISWNVNGLRAVAAKDGFAWLEQHRPDFLGLQEIKVRESDVPAEIYKLGFNEISVNSAARAGYSGVMSLAKFSCATQKAAFFDDDEGRVLEHRFGNVVLFNIYFPNGQKDDARLAYKMDFYAKFLAYIEELVKQGRDVIFCGDVNTAHREIDLKNPKANAKTSGFLPIERAWLDEVVSRGFIDTFRHVRGDEADAYSWWSYRFNARAKNVGWRIDYFFISSSLKDRLKDAFILSDIAGSDHCPVGIEIDLEGLI; encoded by the coding sequence TTGAAGTTAATCAGCTGGAACGTAAACGGGCTGCGCGCCGTCGCCGCTAAAGACGGCTTTGCTTGGCTAGAGCAGCATAGACCCGATTTTTTAGGCCTTCAGGAGATCAAGGTGCGCGAGAGCGACGTGCCCGCCGAGATTTACAAGCTCGGATTTAACGAAATTAGCGTAAATTCAGCAGCCAGAGCGGGGTATTCCGGCGTGATGAGTCTGGCTAAATTTAGCTGTGCTACGCAAAAAGCGGCGTTTTTTGACGACGACGAGGGGCGGGTTTTGGAGCATAGATTCGGCAACGTCGTACTTTTTAACATCTACTTTCCAAACGGCCAAAAAGACGACGCGCGCCTAGCCTACAAGATGGATTTTTACGCTAAATTTCTAGCTTACATCGAGGAGCTCGTAAAGCAGGGCAGAGACGTGATATTTTGCGGCGACGTAAACACCGCTCACCGCGAGATCGACCTAAAAAACCCAAAAGCAAACGCCAAAACCTCGGGCTTTTTGCCCATCGAGCGAGCGTGGCTGGACGAGGTCGTCTCGCGCGGTTTTATCGACACCTTTCGGCACGTTCGCGGCGACGAGGCGGACGCGTATTCGTGGTGGAGCTACCGCTTTAACGCCCGCGCCAAAAACGTCGGCTGGAGGATCGATTATTTTTTCATTTCATCAAGCCTCAAAGACCGCCTAAAAGACGCGTTTATCTTAAGCGATATCGCGGGCTCCGATCACTGCCCCGTTGGCATCGAGATCGATTTGGAGGGGCTTATTTAA